The Micromonospora sp. WMMD961 genome has a segment encoding these proteins:
- a CDS encoding M48 family metalloprotease, translated as MAHPASHRAAPGKPAAYFVLLVGAVLATSVIVFLALGLSPPDRLDAYQSLKTECDVAFDAGVARLAAEGALDDVLRREALQAEFRSCVRPALAEPFTVVANGLFVLAVMSVAFYLVHPWWIVRRSRSRRLPPDLVGGLADDLDELRRDMGLTRAPQWWLVPTRGTTSGQAFGLPGRRRIQLDAGLLVLRATDRPAFRAVVAHELAHLRNRDVDLTYLTIAVWRAFLLVVAAPLLLLVVHPGLVSAPTRWAWRADTVVSAPVVSAPLLGALLVLGCLVYLLRNSVLRARETYADRVAADVGGGSAAIVERLPKPRLWLDRWGTHPVPGDRLHALRNPAAALRPTHWDLVAAGLPAGVMTANLTLVAGPALGVDAFLGAALLGLTVGPWLGALLALTVWRAEQAAAQEATAARRVPFWLTSGPVLVGSFMVGMLLPPGAVKGTPGWIDGAGLASALVAALVLSVGAVALAAWADSTARAALTRAGAVAREPARSALTATWGAAGLAGATALAVWLPFSLGRFGFALDWGPVPADGDGWYAAVAMVSTAELGPAERFVHHPLTLPTLTALWLVPALLTRDAAGWRALRGAALVGLGGGAVAAVIGGLLPVAAGVLLPIEARQAVPGAAEMSFAAAVENATLAVASVMLALAMAVVLVRGGPRRPARALFAAIVTTITATAAISWVAGPVACTTGNGVCRDRMDLALMSSTAHWILVQGLIVAIPLVVAIAVVRRNAASPLTTGDDPGTARWARAATMLGLVVLLAVTTLLVWGIGASAYDMWLRSSFG; from the coding sequence ATGGCGCACCCGGCGAGCCACCGTGCTGCCCCGGGTAAGCCGGCCGCGTACTTCGTCCTGCTCGTCGGGGCGGTCCTGGCCACCAGCGTGATCGTCTTCCTCGCACTCGGCCTGAGCCCGCCGGACCGGCTCGATGCCTACCAATCGCTCAAGACCGAGTGCGACGTGGCATTCGACGCAGGGGTGGCCAGGCTCGCGGCCGAAGGCGCGCTGGACGACGTGCTACGACGTGAGGCGTTGCAGGCCGAGTTCCGGTCCTGCGTGCGCCCGGCTCTCGCCGAGCCGTTCACCGTGGTCGCCAACGGGCTCTTCGTGCTCGCCGTGATGTCGGTCGCCTTCTATCTCGTCCACCCCTGGTGGATCGTCCGGCGGAGTAGATCCCGACGGCTCCCGCCCGACCTGGTCGGCGGCTTGGCGGACGACCTCGACGAACTGCGACGGGACATGGGGCTGACCCGAGCACCCCAGTGGTGGCTCGTTCCCACCCGTGGCACCACCAGCGGCCAGGCGTTCGGCCTGCCCGGGCGGCGGCGGATCCAGCTCGACGCCGGGCTGCTGGTGTTACGGGCCACCGACCGACCCGCGTTCCGCGCCGTGGTCGCCCACGAGTTGGCGCACCTGCGTAACCGGGACGTCGACCTGACCTATCTGACGATCGCGGTGTGGCGGGCGTTCCTGCTGGTGGTCGCAGCGCCGCTGCTGCTCCTGGTCGTGCATCCGGGCCTGGTCAGCGCACCCACCAGGTGGGCGTGGCGAGCCGACACCGTCGTGTCCGCACCGGTGGTCAGTGCCCCGTTGCTCGGCGCGCTACTGGTCCTCGGGTGTCTGGTCTACCTGCTGCGCAATTCGGTGCTGCGCGCCCGCGAAACGTACGCCGACAGGGTCGCCGCCGACGTCGGCGGCGGCTCGGCCGCCATCGTGGAACGGCTCCCGAAGCCGCGCCTCTGGCTCGACCGGTGGGGTACCCATCCGGTGCCCGGCGACCGTCTGCACGCGCTCCGGAACCCCGCCGCGGCGCTGCGCCCGACACACTGGGATCTGGTCGCCGCGGGTCTTCCGGCTGGCGTCATGACCGCGAACCTGACGTTGGTGGCTGGCCCCGCTCTCGGGGTGGATGCCTTCCTCGGTGCCGCCCTGCTCGGCTTGACGGTCGGGCCGTGGCTGGGTGCTCTGCTCGCGCTCACGGTATGGAGAGCGGAGCAGGCAGCCGCTCAGGAGGCGACAGCCGCGCGCCGGGTTCCGTTCTGGCTGACGAGCGGTCCGGTCCTGGTCGGGTCGTTCATGGTGGGGATGCTGCTGCCGCCGGGGGCGGTCAAGGGCACGCCCGGCTGGATCGACGGTGCCGGCCTGGCATCCGCGCTGGTCGCCGCTCTGGTGCTCAGCGTCGGTGCGGTGGCGCTGGCCGCGTGGGCGGACTCGACGGCGCGCGCGGCGCTGACCCGTGCGGGGGCGGTTGCTCGCGAGCCGGCGCGCTCGGCGCTTACGGCGACCTGGGGTGCCGCCGGTCTGGCCGGCGCGACAGCGCTGGCAGTCTGGCTACCGTTCTCCCTGGGCCGATTCGGTTTCGCGCTGGACTGGGGGCCGGTGCCCGCCGACGGCGACGGCTGGTACGCGGCGGTCGCCATGGTGAGCACCGCGGAGCTGGGACCGGCGGAGCGGTTCGTCCACCACCCGCTCACACTGCCGACCCTGACCGCTCTCTGGCTCGTACCGGCGCTGCTCACGCGGGACGCGGCCGGCTGGCGCGCGTTGCGGGGTGCCGCACTCGTCGGGCTCGGCGGCGGCGCGGTGGCGGCGGTGATCGGCGGCCTGCTGCCCGTGGCCGCCGGTGTGCTGCTCCCGATCGAGGCACGCCAGGCCGTTCCAGGGGCGGCCGAGATGTCGTTCGCCGCCGCGGTGGAGAACGCCACCCTCGCCGTGGCCTCGGTCATGCTGGCGCTCGCCATGGCGGTGGTGCTGGTGCGAGGCGGCCCGCGGCGGCCAGCACGGGCGCTGTTCGCCGCGATCGTCACCACGATCACCGCCACCGCGGCCATCTCGTGGGTGGCCGGGCCGGTGGCCTGCACGACCGGCAACGGGGTCTGCCGCGACAGGATGGACCTCGCACTCATGTCCAGCACCGCCCACTGGATCCTCGTGCAGGGACTCATCGTGGCGATTCCGCTGGTGGTGGCGATAGCGGTGGTCAGGCGGAACGCGGCTTCGCCGCTGACCACCGGCGATGATCCGGGGACGGCCCGCTGGGCCCGGGCGGCCACCATGCTCGGTCTCGTCGTGCTCCTCGCGGTCACCACGCTCCTGGTGTGGGGAATCGGGGCATCGGCGTACGACATGTGGCTTCGCAGCTCATTCGGCTGA
- a CDS encoding acyltransferase, whose product MIEQLPRTERRPADTESEATRVRFRHRAGTAPGAGLPQRAQWADAAKGVCIILVVLWHVVVKDYLQIDWHLGVPVPGLWGTLGEQFLPLRMPLFFTISGVFAANAAQRHWRVVARSRVAGFLYLYALWLLIHTAILAAAPQLPTDRATSALGVLEQLTVTPSNLWYLYALALYFTIAKATRRAPRALVLVPAAVLSAVAAAGLLDTPGNRGGLYQNLVFFLAGLYLRPQIQRWAAAASRGRLLLTSGAYVLALAAMAVAGAQQWFGVWPVVSVVAVIFGITAAARLARWSALSRPLASLGRITLPIYVIHMPVLALLHRLLLVPVSELGPSAQGLVVLGYPVLLTGLVLGLSLALHRGLLAVRAGWLFALPGPRRPEATR is encoded by the coding sequence GTGATCGAACAGCTGCCTCGCACCGAGCGCCGGCCCGCCGACACGGAGTCCGAGGCGACCCGCGTCCGGTTCCGCCACCGGGCTGGGACCGCCCCCGGCGCAGGGCTGCCACAGCGGGCGCAGTGGGCCGATGCCGCGAAGGGCGTCTGCATCATCCTCGTCGTCCTGTGGCACGTCGTCGTGAAGGACTACCTGCAGATCGACTGGCACCTCGGCGTCCCGGTGCCAGGGCTGTGGGGAACGCTGGGTGAGCAGTTCCTTCCGCTGCGGATGCCGCTGTTCTTCACCATCTCAGGCGTCTTCGCGGCGAACGCCGCCCAGCGACACTGGCGGGTCGTGGCCCGCAGCCGGGTCGCCGGGTTCCTCTACCTGTACGCCCTCTGGCTGCTGATCCACACCGCGATCCTGGCCGCCGCCCCGCAGCTGCCGACCGACCGGGCCACCTCCGCCCTCGGCGTGCTGGAGCAGCTCACCGTCACGCCGTCCAACCTCTGGTACCTGTACGCCCTGGCGCTGTACTTCACGATCGCCAAGGCGACCCGTCGGGCGCCCCGGGCGCTGGTGCTCGTACCCGCCGCGGTGCTGTCCGCCGTCGCCGCCGCCGGCCTGCTCGACACACCGGGCAACCGTGGCGGCCTCTACCAGAATCTGGTGTTCTTCCTCGCCGGCCTGTACCTGCGGCCGCAGATCCAGCGGTGGGCCGCCGCCGCCAGCCGAGGACGTCTCCTGCTGACCTCGGGGGCCTACGTCCTCGCGCTCGCCGCGATGGCGGTGGCCGGCGCCCAGCAGTGGTTCGGCGTGTGGCCGGTGGTCTCCGTCGTCGCAGTGATCTTCGGCATAACCGCCGCTGCCCGGCTCGCCCGCTGGTCGGCGCTCAGCAGACCGCTGGCTAGTCTCGGCCGCATCACCCTGCCGATCTACGTCATCCACATGCCGGTCCTGGCTCTGCTGCACCGGCTGTTGCTCGTACCGGTATCCGAGCTGGGGCCGTCCGCTCAGGGCCTGGTCGTGCTCGGATATCCGGTTCTGCTGACCGGCCTGGTGCTCGGCCTGAGCCTGGCCCTGCACCGTGGCCTGCTGGCGGTCCGGGCGGGCTGGCTGTTCGCGCTGCCCGGCCCTCGCCGACCGGAGGCGACCCGATGA
- the alr gene encoding alanine racemase — translation MSALAEALVDLDAIAGNVRTIAAVTGTGLMAVVKADGFGHGAVQVARAALRAGASWLGVTSVTEALALRDAGVTAPTLSWLHGPSDDFGKLINAGVDIGVSTTTHLHAVADAVHLLGVPATVQLKADTGLSRNGAAGDDWPELVGWARKYEREGAIRVRGVWSHLVDADLPGAPELTRQVTTFEEALRIARSAGLDPDLVHLANSAAALSAPRTRFDLCRIGIALYGVDPFGATGPGEFGLHAAMTVRTSVVNVKRVPAGTGVSYGPDHVTGAPTTLALLPLGYADGLPRAAGGRAWVWLAGRRCPIVGRIAMDQCVVDVGDLPVAIGDPVVVFGPTEADQSPPTVVEWARWADTNPHEILTGIGARVARDHLHGRARIS, via the coding sequence ATGAGCGCCCTGGCCGAGGCGCTGGTCGACCTCGACGCGATCGCCGGCAACGTGCGGACGATCGCGGCGGTCACCGGCACCGGTCTGATGGCGGTGGTGAAGGCGGACGGCTTCGGACACGGCGCGGTGCAGGTGGCCCGGGCGGCGCTCCGCGCCGGCGCGAGCTGGTTGGGGGTGACCTCGGTGACCGAGGCACTGGCCCTGCGCGACGCGGGTGTGACCGCGCCCACGTTGAGCTGGCTGCACGGGCCGAGCGACGACTTCGGTAAGTTGATCAACGCCGGTGTCGACATCGGCGTGTCGACGACGACACACCTGCACGCTGTCGCCGACGCGGTCCACCTGCTCGGCGTACCGGCGACGGTGCAGCTCAAGGCGGACACCGGGTTGTCCCGCAACGGGGCCGCCGGGGACGACTGGCCCGAGTTGGTGGGTTGGGCCCGCAAGTACGAACGGGAGGGCGCGATCCGGGTGCGCGGCGTGTGGTCCCACCTCGTGGACGCGGACCTGCCGGGCGCTCCCGAGCTGACCCGACAGGTGACGACCTTCGAGGAGGCGCTGCGGATCGCGCGGTCGGCCGGCCTCGACCCCGATCTCGTCCACCTGGCCAACTCGGCGGCCGCGTTGTCCGCGCCACGGACCCGCTTCGACCTCTGCCGGATCGGGATCGCGCTCTACGGCGTGGACCCCTTCGGCGCCACCGGCCCGGGCGAGTTCGGGCTGCACGCCGCGATGACAGTGCGCACGAGCGTGGTCAACGTCAAGCGGGTGCCGGCCGGCACCGGTGTCTCCTACGGGCCCGACCACGTGACCGGGGCACCGACCACCCTGGCGCTGCTGCCACTCGGGTACGCCGACGGCCTCCCCCGCGCCGCGGGTGGCCGCGCCTGGGTGTGGCTCGCCGGCCGGCGGTGCCCGATCGTCGGGCGGATCGCCATGGACCAGTGCGTTGTCGACGTCGGGGACCTGCCCGTGGCGATCGGCGACCCGGTCGTGGTGTTCGGCCCGACCGAGGCCGACCAGAGCCCACCGACGGTCGTCGAGTGGGCCCGCTGGGCCGACACCAACCCACACGAGATCTTGACCGGCATCGGGGCCCGGGTGGCCCGCGACCACCTCCACGGAAGGGCACGCATTTCATGA
- a CDS encoding D-alanine--D-alanine ligase family protein: protein MTTRLAVLYGGQSGEHDVSCRSAASILAHLDRERYQVVEELIDRDGGWHVDGRPTPLPAALRVLRAQDVVFPALHGPYGEDGTVASLLEWLGVPYVGNGVFASAAGMDKGVTKRLLAAEGLRVSPGVTLRPGEDLSADDRRRLDLPVFVKPARAGSSLGVVKVDDWSGVPAALEQARQVDPKVLVEQGARGREIDVAVLQHPDGRVQAGPPLEIRVTGAGFFDYDAKYDGGAVFQIPAPLDAATTEVLQDRAIRAFHALDCRGLLRVDFFLPAEGSPEPIVNEVNTFPGFTAASQFPQIWQKAGIGFADLIDILIAGALADQDHGQHSGLPRQVRAVDLV from the coding sequence ATGACAACCCGACTGGCAGTGCTGTACGGCGGGCAGAGCGGCGAGCACGACGTGTCCTGCCGCTCGGCGGCGAGCATCCTCGCCCACCTGGACCGTGAGCGGTACCAGGTCGTCGAGGAACTCATCGACCGCGACGGCGGGTGGCATGTCGACGGACGGCCGACGCCACTTCCGGCGGCGCTGCGCGTGCTGCGCGCCCAGGACGTGGTGTTCCCGGCCCTGCACGGCCCGTACGGCGAGGACGGGACCGTGGCGTCGCTGCTGGAATGGCTCGGCGTGCCGTACGTCGGCAACGGTGTCTTCGCCAGCGCCGCCGGTATGGACAAGGGTGTCACCAAGCGGCTCCTGGCCGCGGAAGGGCTGCGGGTCAGCCCGGGGGTGACCCTGCGGCCGGGCGAGGACCTGTCGGCCGACGACCGGCGACGCCTGGACCTGCCGGTCTTCGTCAAGCCGGCTCGGGCCGGGTCCAGCCTGGGCGTCGTCAAGGTGGACGACTGGTCGGGCGTTCCCGCCGCGCTGGAGCAGGCCCGACAGGTGGACCCGAAGGTGCTGGTCGAGCAGGGGGCCCGGGGTCGGGAGATCGACGTGGCCGTGCTCCAGCACCCGGACGGCCGGGTGCAGGCCGGCCCGCCGCTGGAGATCCGGGTGACGGGTGCCGGCTTCTTCGACTACGACGCGAAGTACGACGGCGGTGCGGTCTTCCAGATCCCCGCCCCGCTCGACGCGGCGACCACCGAGGTGCTCCAGGACCGCGCGATCCGCGCCTTCCACGCCCTCGACTGCCGTGGGCTGCTCCGGGTGGACTTCTTCCTGCCCGCCGAGGGCTCGCCCGAGCCGATCGTGAACGAGGTGAACACGTTCCCCGGTTTCACCGCCGCGTCGCAGTTCCCGCAGATCTGGCAGAAGGCCGGCATCGGGTTCGCCGATCTGATCGACATCCTGATCGCCGGCGCGCTGGCCGACCAGGATCACGGCCAGCACAGCGGGTTGCCCCGGCAGGTCCGGGCGGTCGACCTGGTGTGA